In Variovorax paradoxus, a single genomic region encodes these proteins:
- a CDS encoding ATP-dependent DNA ligase, with product MANTEHLQQSSFLYFTGQGSDKVYQVHLRPKDDGWVVDYGNGRRGGTLATGTKTSSPLAYEAALKIYEKVVKEKTSKGYTPDQSGALYTSTELAGRVSGELPQLPTLIPEEQVARYLDDPGWGLQEKADGENRILLIEDGTVRGTNRRGLFVDIPQAWVGTAGMAAGRTVIAGEHVGDAFLAFDLLELAGQDLRGAPFIERFGHLRKAAPSVPWITVLALELDAEGKRRRAAELLAAHGEGYVLKALDAPFAAGRSSASLKFKFNQSATCEVLRVNAQRSVAVGLRDETGATIDLGNVTVPPGEALPAVGALVEVRYLYRYAGGKFEQPVYKGQRPDMTPADAVLSQVTRIKDRGAALEEDGEA from the coding sequence ATGGCGAATACGGAACACTTACAACAGTCGAGTTTTCTCTACTTCACGGGGCAAGGGTCGGACAAGGTCTACCAGGTTCATCTGCGCCCGAAGGACGACGGCTGGGTCGTCGACTACGGCAACGGAAGGCGCGGCGGCACGCTCGCCACCGGCACCAAGACCAGCAGCCCGCTCGCCTACGAGGCGGCGCTGAAGATCTACGAAAAGGTGGTGAAGGAGAAGACCTCCAAGGGCTACACGCCCGACCAGTCCGGCGCGCTCTACACCTCGACCGAGCTTGCCGGCCGCGTGAGCGGCGAGCTGCCGCAGCTGCCCACGCTCATCCCTGAGGAACAGGTGGCGCGCTACCTCGACGACCCCGGCTGGGGCCTGCAGGAAAAGGCCGATGGCGAGAACCGCATCCTGCTGATCGAAGACGGCACGGTGCGCGGCACCAACCGGCGCGGGCTGTTCGTCGACATACCGCAGGCGTGGGTCGGCACCGCCGGCATGGCCGCCGGGCGCACGGTGATCGCGGGCGAGCACGTGGGCGACGCTTTCCTGGCCTTCGACCTGCTGGAGCTGGCCGGGCAGGACCTGCGCGGCGCGCCCTTCATCGAACGCTTCGGCCATCTGCGCAAGGCTGCGCCGTCGGTGCCGTGGATCACGGTGCTCGCGCTCGAGCTCGACGCCGAGGGCAAGCGCAGGCGCGCCGCCGAACTGCTGGCCGCGCACGGCGAAGGCTATGTGCTGAAGGCGCTCGACGCGCCGTTCGCCGCCGGCCGCAGCAGCGCCAGCCTGAAGTTCAAGTTCAACCAGAGCGCGACCTGCGAGGTGCTTCGCGTGAATGCGCAGCGCTCCGTGGCAGTGGGCCTGCGCGACGAGACCGGCGCGACGATCGACCTCGGCAACGTGACCGTGCCGCCCGGCGAAGCGCTGCCGGCCGTGGGCGCGCTGGTCGAGGTGCGCTACCTGTACCGCTATGCCGGCGGCAAGTTCGAGCAGCCCGTCTACAAGGGACAGCGGCCCGACATGACGCCGGCCGACGCCGTGCTTTCGCAAGTCACGCGCATCAAGGACCGCGGCGCCGCGCTCGAGGAAGACGGCGAGGCCTGA
- a CDS encoding SWIM zinc finger family protein: MRFQYRYFGHSGAQHTADSTALQFAPDTLRAPVHFVADINRHLPFREGMSALHDVVVGDLRFQPRDKSAYLEWLAGQEGELLAQFMTRSDELKAQMAPLRDELAELRKRKSAVLQPFLRAQKSYFDHIYKVNREAWFVLDPVITVHPDRVFFECFSQDESSYGMFSCSHDVFDRVSDHAFGTTNVDYSESLYDEFQKIRDYKTTRLAIDPGGFQVQSDNDPAFHEPKIDVPDSWVRGFLQVSSAMLLPAQRLQLHPMDVHNICLVLRRRKERVGPRSLRFILRPGQPVRILFEPWGHELVCPRSTHSATSDIDIRVWGRRRLLQLERLVPVAQGFTVHLLGTGMPSFWVAQLPDMEFTLGLSGWTANDWSRNGHFELLQPRHTVDHDTQLRVFAALGERWRATTAELAAATGLSTLTVDAALGGYVQAGRVVYDLAHGVWRLRELSREPLPMDKLRYASPEEEAAAELVRARRIANVKTQARPDGGLALSGKCKSVSGQREYQVSLQLDTDQRVASGECQCSHFVRHRMTKGPCEHMLALRLSASPATTAVQNATTTTTDQERTARIG; the protein is encoded by the coding sequence ATGAGATTCCAGTACCGCTACTTCGGCCACTCGGGCGCGCAGCACACGGCCGACAGCACCGCGCTGCAGTTCGCGCCCGACACGCTTCGCGCGCCGGTTCACTTCGTGGCCGACATCAACCGCCACCTGCCGTTCCGCGAGGGCATGTCGGCCCTGCACGACGTGGTGGTGGGCGACCTGCGCTTCCAGCCGCGCGACAAGAGCGCGTACCTCGAATGGCTGGCCGGGCAGGAAGGCGAACTGCTCGCCCAGTTCATGACGCGCAGCGACGAACTGAAGGCGCAGATGGCGCCCCTTCGCGACGAGCTGGCCGAGCTGCGCAAGCGCAAGTCGGCCGTGCTGCAGCCCTTCCTGCGCGCGCAGAAGAGCTACTTCGACCACATCTACAAGGTCAATCGCGAAGCGTGGTTCGTGCTCGACCCGGTGATCACGGTTCACCCCGACCGCGTGTTCTTCGAATGCTTCAGCCAGGACGAGTCGAGCTACGGCATGTTCTCGTGCAGCCACGACGTCTTCGACCGGGTGAGCGACCACGCCTTCGGCACCACCAACGTCGACTACTCGGAATCGCTGTACGACGAGTTCCAGAAGATCCGCGACTACAAGACCACGCGGCTGGCCATCGACCCCGGCGGCTTCCAGGTGCAGAGCGACAACGACCCGGCCTTCCACGAGCCGAAGATCGACGTGCCCGACAGCTGGGTGCGCGGCTTCCTGCAGGTGAGCAGCGCGATGCTGCTGCCCGCGCAGCGGCTGCAGTTGCACCCGATGGACGTGCACAACATCTGCCTCGTGCTGCGCCGGCGCAAGGAGCGCGTGGGCCCGCGCTCGCTGCGCTTCATCCTGCGGCCGGGGCAGCCGGTGCGCATCCTGTTCGAGCCCTGGGGGCACGAGCTGGTGTGCCCGCGCTCCACGCACAGCGCCACCTCCGACATCGACATCCGCGTGTGGGGCCGGCGCCGGCTGTTGCAGCTCGAACGCCTGGTGCCGGTGGCGCAGGGCTTCACCGTGCACCTGCTGGGCACGGGCATGCCCAGCTTCTGGGTGGCGCAGTTGCCAGACATGGAATTCACGCTCGGCCTTTCGGGCTGGACCGCCAACGACTGGTCGCGCAACGGCCACTTCGAGCTGCTGCAGCCGCGCCACACGGTCGACCACGACACCCAGCTGCGCGTGTTCGCGGCGCTGGGCGAACGCTGGCGCGCCACCACCGCCGAACTGGCCGCAGCCACGGGGCTGTCGACCCTCACGGTCGATGCCGCGCTCGGCGGCTATGTGCAGGCCGGCCGCGTCGTGTACGACCTGGCCCACGGCGTGTGGCGCCTGCGCGAACTCAGCCGCGAGCCGCTGCCCATGGACAAGCTGCGCTACGCCAGCCCCGAGGAAGAGGCCGCCGCCGAACTGGTGCGCGCGCGCCGCATCGCCAACGTGAAGACGCAGGCGCGGCCCGACGGCGGCCTGGCGCTGAGCGGCAAGTGCAAGAGCGTCTCCGGCCAGCGCGAGTACCAGGTGAGCCTGCAGCTCGACACCGACCAGCGCGTGGCGTCGGGCGAATGCCAGTGCAGCCACTTCGTGCGCCACCGCATGACCAAGGGGCCGTGCGAGCACATGCTCGCGCTGCGCCTGTCGGCCTCGCCGGCCACGACCGCAGTCCAGAACGCAACGACAACGACGACAGATCAGGAAAGGACCGCCCGCATCGGCTGA
- a CDS encoding reverse transcriptase family protein: MQSPPASSIPDSALTREQLYERIRKGSKQEVILEEMQRLGFWPQEAAQPTVEVQLIRREGELQAALSKLGDELRGIEDRDKALKTMRKERMAKARERREETRQRLAQDRHARAIAWHERRQRELLYVGEGVSGGLGEAQSDAEVLARNALPALHHAGDLAQAMGIGLGELRFLAWHRDVANVSHYQRFTIAKKSGGERHISAPMPRMKRAQYWVLDNILAKMPVHDAVHGFLPGRSILTNAAPHVGQDVVINLDLKDFFPSIGMRRVRGVFRQLGYSSQVASLLALVCTEAPTDEVQLDGRRYFVARGERVLPQGAPTSPMLTNLLCRRLDARLAASAAKLGFRYTRYADDLSFSAGPAHSRDTAKLLWRVKQIVASEGLTVHPDKQQVMRRHRQQHVTGIVVNDKLSLDRDTMRRFRAVLHQAESRGPQGLRWNGNSDVIGALRGYANFIAMTDAARGAPYVERVRALAAKHGDGKATAPAVQQTQPSQRSLPAGQFRKQSAAGQAPWPEWWQPAQAPAPILEKTAEQIAEEKKAQREAARAQAAPPAVARPAQTQQAPAAQPAATTSTPAAPGALSHIGWIASMMFQALYVVTTFLAGSSPLIWLLTGGVFISNFLRRKSGWGGFLAAVVVSSAVASLVHSMRK, from the coding sequence ATGCAGTCTCCCCCCGCATCTTCCATCCCCGATTCGGCACTCACGCGCGAGCAGCTCTACGAGCGCATCCGCAAGGGATCGAAGCAGGAAGTGATCCTCGAGGAAATGCAGCGCCTGGGCTTCTGGCCGCAGGAGGCGGCGCAGCCCACGGTCGAAGTGCAACTGATCCGCCGCGAAGGCGAACTGCAAGCCGCACTGAGCAAGCTGGGCGACGAGTTGCGCGGCATCGAGGACCGCGACAAGGCCCTGAAGACCATGCGCAAGGAACGCATGGCCAAGGCCCGCGAGCGTCGCGAAGAAACCCGCCAGCGCCTTGCACAAGACCGCCATGCGCGCGCGATCGCCTGGCACGAGCGGCGCCAGCGCGAATTGCTGTACGTGGGCGAAGGTGTGTCGGGCGGCCTTGGCGAGGCGCAAAGCGACGCAGAGGTGCTGGCACGCAACGCCCTGCCCGCGCTGCACCACGCGGGCGATCTCGCGCAGGCGATGGGCATCGGCCTGGGCGAACTGCGCTTCCTGGCCTGGCACCGCGACGTGGCGAACGTGAGCCACTACCAGCGCTTCACCATCGCCAAGAAGAGCGGCGGCGAACGCCACATTTCCGCGCCCATGCCGCGCATGAAGCGCGCGCAGTACTGGGTGCTCGACAACATCCTCGCGAAGATGCCTGTGCACGACGCGGTGCACGGCTTCCTGCCGGGCCGCTCGATCCTCACCAACGCCGCGCCTCACGTGGGGCAGGACGTGGTGATCAACCTCGACCTGAAAGACTTCTTTCCGTCCATCGGCATGCGCCGCGTGCGCGGCGTGTTCCGCCAGCTCGGCTATTCGTCGCAAGTGGCGAGCCTTCTTGCGCTGGTGTGCACCGAGGCACCTACCGACGAAGTGCAGCTCGACGGCCGCCGCTACTTCGTGGCGCGCGGCGAGCGCGTGCTGCCGCAAGGCGCGCCGACCAGCCCCATGCTGACCAACCTGCTGTGCCGCCGCCTCGACGCGCGGCTGGCCGCGAGCGCCGCCAAGCTCGGCTTTCGCTACACGCGCTATGCGGACGACCTGAGCTTCTCGGCCGGCCCCGCGCACAGCCGCGACACAGCCAAGCTGCTGTGGCGCGTAAAGCAGATCGTGGCCAGCGAAGGCCTCACGGTGCATCCCGACAAGCAGCAAGTGATGCGCCGGCACCGGCAGCAGCATGTGACGGGCATCGTGGTGAACGACAAGCTCTCGCTCGACCGCGACACGATGCGCCGCTTCCGCGCCGTGCTGCACCAGGCCGAAAGCCGTGGACCGCAGGGGCTGCGGTGGAACGGCAACAGCGACGTGATCGGTGCGCTGCGCGGCTACGCCAACTTCATCGCGATGACCGATGCTGCGCGCGGCGCCCCTTATGTGGAACGCGTTCGCGCGCTGGCTGCGAAGCATGGCGACGGCAAGGCGACCGCGCCGGCCGTGCAGCAGACGCAACCGTCGCAACGCAGCCTGCCGGCAGGCCAGTTCCGCAAGCAGTCCGCCGCGGGGCAGGCGCCTTGGCCCGAATGGTGGCAACCCGCGCAGGCACCAGCGCCAATTCTGGAGAAGACCGCCGAGCAGATCGCCGAAGAGAAGAAGGCACAGCGCGAGGCGGCCCGGGCACAAGCCGCACCGCCGGCCGTGGCGCGGCCTGCGCAGACTCAGCAGGCGCCAGCAGCACAGCCTGCGGCCACGACATCGACGCCCGCCGCGCCGGGCGCCCTCTCCCACATCGGCTGGATCGCCAGCATGATGTTCCAGGCGCTGTACGTGGTCACGACCTTCCTGGCCGGCTCCAGCCCGCTCATCTGGCTGCTCACGGGCGGCGTGTTCATCAGCAACTTCCTGCGGCGCAAGAGCGGATGGGGCGGCTTCCTGGCGGCTGTCGTCGTGTCTTCCGCGGTGGCTTCGCTCGTGCACAGCATGCGCAAATGA
- a CDS encoding GNAT family N-acetyltransferase — protein MSEANAAYSRPVATTVFFDPQRASEAEWRAALACWRQRSAEDFPDEPLASDAETRHGVLQNAPLHAVHRVLALGEHGKPVGSLNMSIRRADTPDYESFAPFVDAWGGVLRSHQRRGVASTLLGALLAFMETQGKTTATVKAHLPEGHAFLRAIGAQERHRSIENRATFAGLDWQALARWETEGFAPAHGLRAEIHAGRVPVERLAALLPALSTLLNDAPTSALERAPMRYEMADYLAWYAEIDRRGGEHYLVLLLDGDEVVAVCDASWNQLFPDRMFQRLTAVARHWRGKGLAKGVKAAMLRLVRSRHPELTLISTSNAEVNAPMLAINRQLGFAVHRQEGLYQFGTDSLRAYLATRPTISREHRA, from the coding sequence ATGTCCGAAGCCAACGCCGCGTATTCGCGGCCCGTTGCAACCACTGTTTTCTTCGATCCCCAGCGCGCTTCCGAGGCTGAGTGGCGTGCCGCCCTCGCCTGCTGGCGCCAACGCAGCGCCGAAGATTTTCCCGACGAACCCTTGGCGAGCGACGCCGAGACCCGGCACGGCGTGCTGCAGAACGCGCCGCTGCACGCCGTCCACCGGGTGCTGGCCCTCGGCGAGCACGGCAAGCCCGTCGGCAGCCTCAACATGAGCATCCGCCGCGCGGACACGCCCGACTACGAATCCTTCGCGCCCTTCGTCGATGCCTGGGGCGGCGTGCTGCGATCGCATCAGCGCCGCGGCGTGGCCAGCACGCTGCTTGGCGCGCTGCTCGCGTTCATGGAAACACAGGGCAAGACCACCGCGACGGTCAAGGCGCACCTGCCCGAAGGCCACGCATTCCTGCGCGCCATCGGAGCGCAGGAAAGGCACCGCAGCATCGAGAACCGCGCGACCTTCGCCGGCCTCGACTGGCAGGCTCTCGCCCGCTGGGAGACCGAGGGCTTCGCGCCGGCGCACGGTCTGCGCGCCGAGATCCATGCCGGCCGCGTGCCTGTCGAGCGGCTCGCGGCACTGCTGCCCGCGCTGTCGACGTTGCTGAACGACGCGCCCACCAGTGCGCTGGAGCGTGCGCCCATGCGCTATGAAATGGCGGACTACCTCGCGTGGTACGCCGAGATCGACCGCCGCGGCGGCGAACACTACCTCGTGCTGCTGCTCGACGGCGACGAGGTCGTCGCGGTGTGCGACGCCAGCTGGAACCAGCTGTTCCCCGACCGCATGTTCCAGCGACTCACGGCCGTGGCCCGCCACTGGCGCGGCAAGGGCCTGGCCAAGGGCGTGAAGGCCGCGATGCTGCGGCTGGTGCGCTCGCGCCACCCGGAGCTGACACTGATCTCCACCAGCAACGCGGAGGTCAACGCGCCGATGCTCGCCATCAACCGCCAGTTGGGCTTTGCCGTGCACCGGCAGGAAGGCCTTTACCAGTTCGGCACGGACAGCCTGCGGGCCTACCTCGCCACCCGTCCCACCATTTCCCGGGAGCACCGCGCATGA
- a CDS encoding PA4780 family RIO1-like protein kinase, which yields MKAPQRLQALIDEGLIDTVVRQLMSGKEAMVYVVRCGEETRCAKVYKEADKRSFRQAVDYTENRRVKNSREARAMAKGTRFGRKVTEAIWQSAEVDALYRLAAAGVRVPTPHNFLEGVLLMDLVTDANGDAAPRLNDVMFSPADAMRHHASLLREVMRMLCAGIVHGDLSEFNVLLAEDGPVVIDLPQAVDAAGNNHARRMLLRDVENLRNFFGQFAPVLLDTRYGEEIWHLYERGQLRPETELTGSFVQEAGPVDLRHVMREVDDAREEEAARLLRLRTPRQ from the coding sequence ATGAAGGCACCGCAAAGACTGCAGGCCCTGATCGACGAAGGCCTGATCGACACCGTGGTGCGCCAGCTCATGAGCGGCAAGGAAGCCATGGTCTACGTCGTGCGCTGCGGCGAAGAAACGCGCTGCGCCAAGGTCTACAAGGAGGCCGACAAGCGCAGCTTCCGGCAGGCCGTCGACTACACCGAGAACCGCCGCGTCAAGAACAGCCGCGAGGCGCGCGCCATGGCCAAGGGCACGCGCTTCGGCCGCAAGGTGACCGAGGCCATCTGGCAAAGCGCCGAGGTCGATGCGCTCTACCGGCTGGCCGCCGCCGGCGTGCGCGTGCCGACGCCGCACAATTTCCTGGAGGGCGTGCTGCTGATGGACCTGGTGACCGACGCCAACGGCGACGCCGCACCGCGCCTGAACGACGTGATGTTCTCGCCCGCGGATGCCATGCGCCACCACGCCAGCCTGCTGCGCGAGGTGATGCGCATGCTGTGCGCGGGCATCGTGCACGGCGACCTCTCGGAGTTCAACGTGCTGCTGGCCGAGGACGGTCCGGTCGTCATCGACCTGCCGCAGGCGGTCGATGCCGCGGGCAACAACCACGCCCGGCGCATGCTGCTGCGCGACGTCGAGAATCTGCGCAACTTCTTCGGCCAGTTCGCGCCCGTGCTGCTGGACACACGCTACGGCGAGGAGATCTGGCACCTGTACGAACGCGGCCAGTTGCGCCCCGAGACCGAGCTGACCGGCAGCTTCGTTCAGGAGGCCGGCCCGGTCGACCTGCGCCATGTGATGCGCGAGGTGGACGACGCGCGCGAGGAAGAGGCGGCGCGGCTGCTGCGCCTGCGCACGCCGCGACAATAG
- a CDS encoding ABC transporter substrate-binding protein, with product MTSSALPNPAPRQFLSSTVRRVAKAAAFVALGFGPAAHAAGTAIRLEDDRGTTLELQAPARRIVSLMPSLTETVCALDACDRLVGIDRHANWPASVKGLPQVGGIDDANIERIVALKPDLVLLRPRSRAAEPLERLGIKVLALDAKTHADMRRVMETVARATGRPGAGEAFWRKLDAGLDAARARVPAGWQGRRVYFEVHGGMAAASESSFIGETLARLGLGNAVPGTLGPFPKMSPEFVVRADPDVLMVSALGEISAMAGRPGWSAMSAIRRGRVCSFASARFDLMMRPGPRLDEAADAIVGCLASLGEPKP from the coding sequence ATGACCTCCTCCGCCCTGCCGAACCCCGCCCCGCGCCAGTTCCTGTCTTCCACCGTCCGTCGGGTCGCCAAGGCCGCGGCCTTCGTCGCGCTGGGCTTCGGCCCGGCCGCGCATGCCGCCGGCACGGCCATCCGGCTGGAAGACGACCGGGGCACCACCCTGGAACTGCAGGCACCGGCGCGGCGCATCGTGTCGCTGATGCCGTCGCTGACCGAGACCGTCTGTGCGCTGGACGCCTGCGACCGGCTGGTCGGCATCGACCGCCATGCCAACTGGCCGGCGTCGGTGAAGGGGCTGCCGCAGGTGGGCGGCATCGACGACGCCAACATCGAGCGCATCGTCGCGCTCAAGCCCGACCTGGTGCTGCTGCGCCCGCGCAGCCGCGCTGCCGAGCCGCTGGAGCGCCTGGGCATCAAGGTGCTGGCGCTGGACGCCAAGACCCATGCCGACATGCGCCGCGTGATGGAGACCGTGGCCCGCGCCACCGGCCGCCCCGGCGCCGGCGAAGCCTTCTGGCGCAAGCTCGACGCCGGGCTGGACGCCGCCAGGGCCCGCGTGCCGGCCGGCTGGCAGGGCCGGCGCGTGTATTTCGAAGTGCACGGCGGCATGGCGGCGGCCAGCGAAAGCTCCTTCATCGGCGAAACGCTGGCCCGCCTGGGGCTGGGCAACGCGGTGCCCGGCACGCTGGGCCCCTTTCCCAAGATGAGCCCCGAATTCGTGGTGCGCGCCGACCCCGACGTGCTGATGGTGTCGGCGCTTGGCGAAATCTCGGCCATGGCCGGGCGGCCCGGCTGGTCGGCCATGTCGGCCATCAGGCGCGGGCGGGTCTGCAGCTTCGCATCGGCCCGCTTCGACCTGATGATGCGCCCCGGCCCCCGGCTGGACGAGGCGGCCGACGCCATCGTGGGCTGCCTGGCCTCGCTGGGCGAGCCGAAGCCTTGA
- a CDS encoding GAF domain-containing sensor histidine kinase produces the protein MTTSPATAEPAVVAAVDTGEAIARDVAAIARISAVPSLLKVICQHTGMGFAAVARVTDGTWTACAVEDTIQFGLKPGGQLQVQTTLCSESRAARQPVVIDQASTDPVYFNHHTPRLYNIESYISVPIIHSNGDYFGNLCAIDPRPAQVSDPRVVAMFTAFADLIARQLETEDRQERTETALQSAQATAELREQFIAVLGHDLRNPLSSVGAAAELLIRRQAEPDLVKLGTRLKASTRRMSALIDDVLDLARVRLGSGMGLEIREAGFLAAGLRDVIDEVRAAHPALDIRDELSISGAVRCDQGRIQQVLSNLLGNAVAHGAPDQPIVARAEVRDSQLVLSVANGGDPIPPGDITKIFQPYWRPQHSKPGGGLGLGLYICAEIVAAHGGTLQVTSCADDGTCFVATLPVA, from the coding sequence TTGACCACATCCCCCGCCACTGCAGAGCCTGCCGTCGTTGCCGCCGTCGACACCGGCGAAGCCATCGCACGGGACGTAGCCGCCATCGCCCGCATCAGCGCGGTGCCCTCGCTGCTCAAGGTCATCTGCCAGCACACCGGCATGGGCTTCGCGGCCGTGGCCCGGGTGACGGACGGCACCTGGACCGCCTGCGCGGTGGAAGACACCATCCAGTTCGGGCTCAAGCCCGGCGGCCAGCTCCAGGTGCAGACCACGCTGTGCAGTGAATCGCGCGCGGCGCGCCAGCCGGTGGTGATCGACCAGGCCAGCACCGACCCGGTGTACTTCAACCACCACACGCCGCGCCTGTACAACATCGAGAGCTATATCTCGGTGCCCATCATCCACAGCAACGGCGACTATTTCGGCAACCTCTGCGCCATCGACCCGCGTCCGGCGCAGGTGTCGGACCCGCGCGTGGTGGCGATGTTCACCGCCTTCGCCGACCTGATCGCGCGCCAGCTCGAGACCGAAGACCGCCAGGAGCGTACCGAAACGGCGCTGCAGTCCGCCCAGGCCACCGCCGAGCTGCGCGAGCAGTTCATCGCCGTGCTGGGACACGACCTGCGCAACCCGCTGTCGTCGGTGGGCGCGGCGGCCGAGCTGCTGATCCGCCGGCAGGCCGAGCCCGACCTCGTGAAACTGGGCACCCGGCTGAAGGCCAGCACACGCCGCATGTCGGCGCTGATCGACGACGTACTCGACCTGGCTCGCGTGCGGCTCGGCTCGGGCATGGGCCTGGAGATTCGCGAGGCCGGCTTCCTGGCCGCGGGGCTGCGGGACGTGATCGACGAAGTGCGCGCCGCCCATCCGGCGCTGGACATCCGCGACGAGCTTTCCATCAGCGGCGCGGTGCGCTGCGACCAGGGGCGCATCCAGCAGGTGCTGTCCAACCTGCTGGGCAACGCGGTCGCGCACGGCGCGCCGGACCAGCCGATCGTGGCGCGCGCCGAGGTGCGCGACAGCCAGCTCGTGCTGTCGGTCGCGAACGGCGGCGACCCGATTCCGCCCGGCGACATCACCAAGATCTTCCAACCCTACTGGCGCCCGCAGCACAGCAAGCCCGGCGGCGGCCTGGGGCTGGGCCTGTACATCTGCGCGGAAATCGTCGCAGCCCACGGCGGTACGTTGCAGGTCACTTCCTGCGCGGACGACGGCACCTGTTTCGTGGCGACGCTTCCGGTCGCCTGA
- a CDS encoding GNAT family N-acetyltransferase, translating into MQNSSGMAVVPATDFSRGELTALWNRAYEGYFVPIAFDEQRFERHLRRGEVDLGLSRVLAVDGAACGISLVGRRGARAYLAGFGIADSHRRQGLATQLIKAQAAALSQARIAQALLEVIEQNPARALYRQAGFKELRTLDVREWSFERHRRKASTRPEPAALQQLHRACAELSRPTWRREWPTVLDALVHEHAVPLGVWRNDIMCAYAVMPPAGDGQGALLDAGALDETAAHELLDALGTARPGTRWRLVDEPEGSPLLRAASARGAVPVIRQVEMALTLHQDNDTPLA; encoded by the coding sequence ATGCAGAACAGCAGCGGCATGGCGGTGGTCCCCGCCACGGACTTTTCGCGCGGTGAACTCACCGCACTCTGGAATCGCGCCTACGAGGGCTACTTCGTGCCGATTGCCTTCGACGAGCAGCGCTTCGAGCGCCACCTGCGGCGCGGCGAGGTCGACCTCGGGCTGTCGCGCGTGCTGGCGGTGGACGGCGCGGCCTGCGGCATCTCGCTGGTCGGTCGGCGCGGGGCGCGCGCGTATCTCGCGGGCTTCGGCATCGCGGACTCGCACCGGCGGCAAGGGCTGGCCACGCAACTGATCAAGGCGCAGGCGGCGGCCCTGTCGCAGGCCCGCATCGCGCAGGCGTTGCTCGAAGTGATCGAGCAGAACCCGGCGCGCGCGCTCTACCGGCAGGCCGGCTTCAAGGAACTGCGCACCCTCGACGTGCGCGAATGGAGCTTCGAGCGGCACCGCAGGAAGGCCAGCACGCGGCCAGAGCCCGCAGCGCTCCAGCAACTGCACCGCGCCTGCGCCGAGCTGTCGCGCCCCACCTGGCGCCGCGAATGGCCGACCGTGCTGGACGCCCTGGTGCACGAGCATGCCGTGCCGCTCGGCGTATGGCGCAACGACATCATGTGCGCCTACGCCGTGATGCCGCCGGCCGGAGACGGCCAAGGCGCGCTGCTCGATGCCGGCGCCCTCGATGAAACCGCCGCGCACGAGCTGCTCGACGCCCTCGGCACCGCCCGCCCCGGCACCCGCTGGCGGCTGGTGGACGAGCCCGAAGGCAGTCCGCTGCTGCGGGCGGCCAGCGCGCGCGGCGCGGTTCCGGTCATCCGCCAGGTCGAAATGGCACTGACCTTGCATCAAGACAACGACACCCCTCTCGCCTGA
- a CDS encoding SET domain-containing protein, with amino-acid sequence MKHRKQITSSTPFVRVGPSGVHGLGAFATRDLPPEAFLGLYEGRRYTKAEIATKVWNDQLTYLFTLSNHETIDGAKGGNATRHLNHSCEPNCEAVEEYDEGGELVLKFQTLTAVDAGDELFIDYSLTADDGSPPSKYPCHCGAANCRGTMLAPEEEAEAPAA; translated from the coding sequence ATGAAGCACCGCAAGCAAATCACATCGTCCACGCCTTTCGTGCGGGTCGGCCCCAGCGGCGTGCACGGCCTCGGCGCCTTCGCCACGCGCGACCTGCCGCCCGAAGCCTTCCTGGGCCTGTACGAAGGCCGCCGCTACACCAAGGCCGAGATCGCCACCAAGGTCTGGAACGACCAGCTCACCTATCTGTTCACGCTGTCGAACCACGAAACCATCGACGGCGCCAAGGGCGGCAACGCCACGCGCCACCTGAACCATTCGTGCGAGCCCAACTGCGAGGCGGTCGAGGAATACGACGAAGGCGGCGAACTGGTGCTGAAGTTCCAGACGCTCACCGCCGTGGACGCGGGCGACGAACTGTTCATCGACTATTCGCTGACGGCGGACGACGGCTCGCCGCCCTCCAAGTACCCCTGCCATTGCGGCGCGGCGAATTGCCGGGGGACGATGCTGGCGCCTGAAGAGGAAGCCGAGGCGCCCGCCGCTTAA
- a CDS encoding DUF1090 family protein, with protein MSVKTFFPALALSLTLPAFAQPVVPPDGATCQAEEAALERDIDLARSRGQMLRRRELVEALSALQAQCKAVAPAESRAARIDRLEQEARALRQELERTEEQLRKLKSESP; from the coding sequence ATGAGCGTCAAAACCTTCTTCCCGGCCCTTGCGTTGAGCCTGACGCTGCCTGCTTTCGCACAACCCGTGGTGCCGCCGGACGGCGCGACTTGCCAGGCCGAAGAGGCGGCGCTGGAGCGCGACATCGATCTCGCGCGTTCCCGGGGCCAGATGCTGCGGCGACGGGAGCTTGTCGAAGCCTTGAGCGCGCTGCAGGCGCAATGCAAGGCGGTGGCGCCAGCCGAGAGCCGCGCGGCCCGCATCGACAGGCTGGAGCAGGAAGCCAGGGCGCTTCGCCAGGAACTTGAGCGCACCGAAGAGCAACTGCGCAAGCTGAAGAGCGAGTCGCCCTGA